One Dictyoglomus thermophilum H-6-12 DNA window includes the following coding sequences:
- a CDS encoding helix-turn-helix transcriptional regulator, which produces MSKTMSSNRKLAFRKMFPRIYRIFSLIKDNKYISLEEITRIISREFGNTSVRTIKRDIRTLRDDFRMPIAYSKAKGGYYLYSKAEFPFPKLTEGEVLSLLITATILHQFKGTDLEKDFEGLKDKLELFLRDANVIPAEAIENALSIPFAFIKPKVDVRDKFVKILKAIRDKKSIIIEYHSFSSDQVAERRVDPYHLYNFEGVWYFCGYCHLRKEIRDFALDRIKSIRETSYEFKKPRDFDVYEYIKSAFRINKGDVEKIRIKFDPYQARWIKERIWHETQSIEELPDGSIIYEIVANRDEIKRWVMGYGKHAEVLEPESLRNEIREEIKKLGEIYKVL; this is translated from the coding sequence ATGAGTAAAACTATGAGCAGTAACAGAAAGCTTGCCTTTAGAAAGATGTTTCCAAGGATATATAGGATTTTCTCTTTGATTAAAGATAATAAATATATTAGCTTAGAAGAGATAACAAGAATTATAAGTAGGGAATTTGGAAACACCAGTGTTAGGACTATAAAAAGGGATATAAGAACTTTGAGAGATGACTTTAGGATGCCTATTGCCTATAGTAAAGCTAAAGGGGGTTATTATCTTTATTCAAAGGCTGAATTCCCCTTTCCTAAGCTTACGGAAGGAGAGGTTTTATCTCTTTTAATTACCGCAACTATTTTACATCAGTTTAAAGGTACAGATCTGGAAAAGGATTTTGAAGGTTTAAAGGATAAGTTGGAACTATTTCTTAGAGATGCTAATGTTATTCCGGCAGAAGCAATAGAGAATGCCTTATCTATTCCCTTTGCTTTTATAAAGCCAAAGGTGGATGTAAGGGATAAATTTGTGAAAATATTAAAAGCAATAAGGGATAAAAAAAGCATTATAATAGAGTATCATTCTTTTTCTTCTGATCAGGTTGCAGAAAGGAGAGTTGATCCTTATCATCTCTATAACTTTGAAGGAGTCTGGTATTTTTGTGGGTATTGCCATTTGAGAAAGGAGATAAGAGATTTTGCTCTTGATAGGATAAAGAGTATAAGGGAGACAAGTTATGAGTTTAAAAAACCAAGAGATTTTGATGTTTATGAGTATATAAAGTCTGCTTTTAGGATAAACAAGGGAGATGTAGAGAAAATAAGGATAAAGTTTGATCCATATCAGGCTCGCTGGATAAAGGAAAGGATTTGGCATGAGACTCAAAGCATAGAAGAGCTTCCCGATGGAAGTATAATTTATGAAATTGTTGCTAACAGAGATGAGATTAAAAGATGGGTTATGGGATATGGAAAGCATGCCGAAGTTTTAGAGCCAGAATCCTTGAGGAATGAGATTAGAGAGGAAATAAAGAAGTTAGGAGAAATATATAAGGTTTTATAA
- a CDS encoding competence/damage-inducible protein A produces the protein MRCEILSVGTELLLGDILNTNSQYLSRRLAELGIPVYFHTTVGDNPERLKKALEIAFSRSDMVIATGGLGPTQDDLTKEVSAEFFNKKLVLHEESLKRIKEFFEKRGLALTEGNIKQAYIVEGSRVIPNDWGTAPGIILEEGNKILILLPGPPKEMIPMFETYVVPYLLSFSSGIIHSRVLRVCGIGESFMEEKVKDLIKTQTNPTIAPYAKEGEAILRVTARADTKEEAEKMIERVVEEIRKRLGDYIYGEGETSLEEVVVDLLSKKSLTISIAESCTGGLISARLVNVPGVSKFFKGSLVAYDNEIKIRELNVPREIIEKYGAVSSQCAMKMAEGVAQKMGTDIGLSATGIAGPEGGTPEKPVGLVYIGLYIRGELSYKELRLSGDRNRIRLYTTINALDFLRRGLLNL, from the coding sequence ATGAGGTGTGAAATATTATCTGTAGGTACAGAACTTCTTCTTGGAGATATCTTAAATACGAATTCTCAATATTTATCAAGGAGGCTTGCAGAGCTTGGTATTCCTGTTTATTTCCATACTACGGTAGGAGATAATCCTGAAAGATTAAAAAAAGCGTTAGAAATTGCCTTTTCAAGAAGCGATATGGTTATTGCTACAGGGGGGCTTGGCCCCACTCAGGATGATTTAACAAAAGAAGTTTCTGCCGAGTTTTTTAATAAGAAGCTTGTGCTTCACGAAGAATCTCTAAAGAGGATAAAAGAATTTTTTGAAAAAAGAGGACTTGCTTTGACGGAAGGGAATATTAAGCAGGCATATATAGTAGAGGGAAGCAGAGTAATCCCAAATGATTGGGGAACTGCGCCTGGAATTATATTGGAGGAAGGGAATAAGATTTTGATACTTCTTCCTGGTCCTCCTAAGGAAATGATTCCTATGTTTGAAACCTATGTTGTTCCTTATCTTTTGTCCTTTTCTTCTGGAATTATACATTCTCGTGTTCTTAGGGTATGTGGTATTGGAGAAAGTTTTATGGAGGAAAAGGTAAAAGACTTAATAAAGACTCAGACTAATCCTACCATTGCTCCTTATGCAAAAGAGGGAGAGGCAATTTTGAGAGTAACAGCACGTGCTGATACCAAAGAGGAAGCAGAAAAAATGATTGAAAGGGTAGTTGAAGAAATTAGAAAAAGACTTGGGGATTATATCTACGGTGAGGGTGAAACTTCTCTTGAAGAGGTGGTAGTTGATTTGCTCTCCAAAAAGAGCCTTACAATTTCTATTGCAGAGTCTTGCACTGGAGGTCTTATTTCAGCAAGGCTTGTAAATGTCCCAGGGGTTTCGAAATTTTTTAAGGGAAGTTTAGTGGCCTATGATAATGAGATTAAAATCAGAGAATTAAATGTTCCAAGAGAAATTATTGAGAAATATGGTGCTGTAAGTTCCCAATGTGCAATGAAGATGGCAGAGGGTGTGGCCCAAAAAATGGGGACAGATATTGGGCTTTCGGCTACAGGTATTGCAGGCCCTGAAGGTGGTACACCAGAAAAGCCGGTTGGCCTTGTTTATATAGGGCTTTACATAAGGGGAGAATTATCATATAAAGAATTAAGACTAAGTGGAGACAGAAATAGAATTAGATTATACACTACCATAAATGCCTTAGACTTTCTGAGAAGGGGGCTTTTAAACCTATGA
- a CDS encoding HD domain-containing phosphohydrolase, translating into MKEEKIFKYLEIIRKIKEEEKNFINIEDFTAHIQSILKELSLKISFAQNKISISPETHETSKEDQLLINIIAEDINQFLENKNSLNLFNELAISLIEQKSLKDLLDHILIELEKIIPYTSANIALLENDTLNYLSFRGYEKYHVENFMKNFKPDKNFLYTLKTVIDTRKPLLIENTDEYPYWVFIPETQWIKSHLMIPIIYNNQLLGLISFDSDKPYGFSEDTIKKVSSMLPLLGVALENAKLYDELKRELEERIATEEKYKRSFYQIVKLASDIVEMKDSYTAGHQKRVAKISVLIGKTLGFSQDKIRILAISSLLHDIGKIAIPSEILNKPSVLTPLERKFVNMHPEIGYNLLKKIEIVKDIAPIVYQHHERINGSGYPKGLKGEEIVLEARIIGVADVFEAMTSHRPYRPALSMDLAIKELEENKGTLYDPNIVDALLKVIKEGRINL; encoded by the coding sequence ATGAAGGAAGAAAAAATTTTTAAATATTTAGAGATAATTAGAAAAATAAAAGAAGAAGAGAAAAACTTCATAAATATAGAAGATTTTACAGCCCATATTCAATCTATCTTAAAAGAACTCTCTCTAAAAATATCATTTGCTCAAAATAAGATAAGTATATCACCAGAAACACACGAAACTTCAAAAGAAGATCAACTTCTCATTAATATAATAGCTGAAGATATAAACCAATTTTTAGAGAATAAAAATTCTCTAAATTTATTTAACGAATTAGCCATCTCTCTGATTGAGCAAAAAAGCCTAAAAGATTTATTAGACCATATCTTGATAGAATTAGAGAAGATAATTCCTTATACTTCTGCCAACATTGCTCTATTAGAAAATGATACCCTTAACTACCTCTCCTTCCGAGGATACGAAAAATATCACGTAGAAAATTTTATGAAAAATTTTAAGCCAGATAAAAACTTTCTTTATACATTAAAAACTGTCATAGATACCAGAAAACCTCTACTAATAGAAAATACTGATGAATATCCATATTGGGTATTTATCCCCGAAACTCAATGGATAAAATCCCATCTTATGATTCCAATTATATACAATAATCAACTCTTAGGCTTAATAAGTTTTGATTCTGATAAGCCATACGGTTTTAGTGAAGACACCATCAAAAAAGTATCTTCCATGCTTCCTCTTCTTGGAGTAGCTTTAGAAAATGCAAAACTCTATGACGAGCTAAAAAGAGAACTTGAGGAAAGAATAGCTACCGAAGAAAAATACAAAAGATCTTTTTACCAAATTGTAAAACTTGCATCAGATATTGTAGAAATGAAAGATTCTTATACTGCAGGGCATCAAAAAAGAGTGGCAAAAATATCGGTGCTAATTGGAAAAACCTTAGGATTCTCTCAAGATAAGATAAGAATTTTAGCTATTAGCTCTTTACTTCACGACATTGGTAAAATTGCTATTCCCTCAGAAATATTAAATAAACCTTCTGTTTTAACTCCATTAGAAAGAAAATTTGTCAACATGCATCCCGAAATAGGTTATAACCTTTTAAAGAAAATTGAAATCGTTAAAGATATTGCGCCCATCGTATATCAACATCATGAGAGAATAAATGGCTCTGGATACCCTAAAGGCTTAAAAGGAGAAGAGATAGTTTTAGAAGCAAGAATAATAGGAGTGGCAGATGTATTTGAAGCTATGACCTCTCACAGACCCTATCGCCCTGCCCTCTCTATGGATTTAGCAATAAAAGAGCTTGAGGAAAATAAAGGCACTCTTTATGATCCCAATATAGTAGATGCACTCTTAAAAGTTATAAAAGAAGGGAGGATTAATCTATGA
- a CDS encoding M20 family metallopeptidase has protein sequence MNIKEDIKEIMPEVINIRRDLHMYPELGFQEYRTSEVISNYLEKLGLEVRRNIAKTGVLGILRGKEEGKTILLRADIDALPLEELNNVPYKSKNKGIMHACGHDGHTAILLGTAKILAKYKEQLKGTVKFAFQPAEELPPGGAEPMIKEGILENPYVDKVYALHLANHIPIGKIGVRKGLFCAQADAFTIKVKGKGGHGSAPDKCIDPLIISTYIVQALQEIPAREIDPYTPFVLSVCKIQSGNAFNIIPEEAEIQGTVRSFDKNLAESVAKRIEKISQNIAEAFRGKVELEYQFGYPPGKNNEEEAEFVKKIAEEIVGKDNVIEEKPSMGGEDFSYFLEERPGAMFWLGSGNEEKGLNHPHHSPYFDFDENAMAIGIEMFVRIVLENLL, from the coding sequence ATGAATATAAAAGAAGATATCAAAGAAATTATGCCTGAAGTTATAAATATTAGAAGAGATCTTCATATGTATCCAGAACTGGGATTTCAGGAATATAGAACCTCAGAAGTAATATCAAATTATCTTGAAAAGTTAGGGCTTGAGGTAAGAAGAAACATTGCTAAAACAGGTGTATTAGGTATATTAAGAGGAAAGGAAGAGGGAAAAACTATACTCCTTAGAGCGGACATTGATGCCCTACCTTTAGAAGAGCTAAACAATGTGCCCTATAAATCAAAAAATAAAGGAATAATGCATGCCTGTGGACACGATGGCCACACTGCCATATTGCTTGGAACTGCCAAAATTTTGGCAAAGTATAAGGAACAATTAAAAGGAACCGTTAAATTTGCCTTTCAACCTGCGGAAGAATTACCTCCAGGTGGTGCTGAACCAATGATAAAAGAAGGCATATTAGAAAATCCTTATGTGGACAAAGTATATGCCCTCCATCTTGCTAATCATATCCCTATTGGAAAGATTGGCGTTAGAAAAGGACTTTTCTGTGCCCAAGCCGATGCCTTCACTATTAAAGTAAAGGGAAAGGGAGGACATGGATCTGCACCTGATAAATGCATTGATCCTCTAATTATATCCACCTATATTGTACAGGCATTACAGGAAATTCCAGCAAGAGAAATTGATCCTTACACACCTTTTGTATTAAGTGTATGTAAGATACAAAGCGGAAATGCTTTTAATATCATTCCTGAAGAAGCAGAGATACAAGGAACTGTAAGAAGTTTTGATAAAAATCTTGCAGAGTCAGTGGCAAAAAGGATAGAAAAAATATCCCAAAACATTGCCGAAGCCTTTAGGGGCAAAGTAGAGCTTGAATATCAATTTGGATATCCGCCAGGAAAAAATAACGAAGAGGAAGCAGAATTTGTAAAGAAGATAGCAGAAGAAATAGTAGGGAAAGACAATGTAATAGAAGAAAAACCATCTATGGGAGGAGAAGATTTCTCTTATTTTTTAGAGGAAAGACCAGGAGCCATGTTTTGGCTTGGATCAGGCAATGAAGAGAAGGGCTTAAATCATCCCCATCATTCTCCTTATTTTGATTTTGATGAGAATGCCATGGCCATAGGTATAGAAATGTTTGTTAGAATAGTATTAGAAAATCTGTTATAA
- a CDS encoding phosphomannomutase/phosphoglucomutase encodes MIILDKTIFRMYDIRGEVPKNLNKDVARIIGKAYAVFIRKRINKENLTISVGRDARISSKELSEGLIEGLRSSGINVIDIGLCPTPLLYFSLFTLPVDGGIMITGSHNPPQFNGMKICVGKETIYGPLIQELYEIAVNIKDETSTKEGSYETYDIISAYKEFLIKEFQNSAITRLPQGTIKLVIDSGNGCGGLVVPDVLRKLGVNVIDLFSEPDGNFPNHHPDPTVIETLKTLRETVIKEKADFGVAYDGDADRIGVVDEKAEIVYGDRLAYIFAKGILKENPGAKIIGEVKCSKFLFEGIEKLGGIPVLSPVGHSLIKKKLREENALFAGEMSGHIFFNDRFFGYDDAIYATMRLVELYAIEKLQNPNFVFSDFLKEFPKVYASPEIRVHCSEEKKFEIIKNFFDKLKEKYPEIANRVQKVITIDGVRLEFDDGWALARASNTEPVIVLRFEANTEERLKEYQEIFENIIKEC; translated from the coding sequence ATGATAATCTTAGATAAAACCATATTCAGAATGTATGATATCCGAGGAGAAGTTCCAAAGAATCTAAATAAAGATGTGGCAAGAATAATTGGAAAGGCTTATGCAGTATTTATAAGAAAAAGAATCAATAAAGAAAACCTTACAATCTCTGTAGGAAGAGATGCTAGAATTTCTTCAAAAGAACTTTCCGAAGGCCTAATTGAAGGATTAAGAAGCTCAGGGATAAACGTAATTGACATAGGTTTATGTCCTACTCCTCTACTCTACTTCTCTCTCTTTACCCTTCCTGTGGATGGAGGAATAATGATCACTGGAAGCCACAACCCACCACAATTTAATGGCATGAAAATCTGTGTGGGTAAAGAAACCATATATGGTCCCTTAATTCAAGAGTTATACGAGATTGCAGTAAATATTAAAGATGAAACTTCAACAAAAGAAGGAAGTTATGAAACTTATGATATCATCTCAGCTTACAAAGAATTTCTTATAAAAGAGTTCCAAAACTCTGCTATAACAAGACTCCCTCAAGGTACAATAAAGCTTGTAATAGATTCTGGAAACGGTTGTGGAGGACTTGTAGTTCCCGATGTTTTGAGAAAGCTTGGAGTTAATGTGATAGATCTTTTCTCAGAACCCGATGGAAATTTTCCCAATCACCATCCAGACCCAACAGTGATTGAGACTCTAAAAACCCTAAGAGAGACAGTGATAAAAGAAAAAGCAGATTTTGGAGTTGCCTATGACGGAGACGCAGACAGAATTGGAGTTGTGGATGAAAAAGCAGAAATCGTGTATGGAGATAGACTTGCCTATATCTTTGCCAAGGGAATATTAAAAGAAAACCCTGGAGCTAAAATTATAGGAGAAGTAAAATGCTCAAAATTCCTCTTTGAAGGTATAGAAAAATTAGGAGGAATTCCCGTACTCTCACCAGTAGGACACTCCCTGATAAAAAAGAAATTAAGAGAAGAAAATGCCCTTTTTGCAGGAGAGATGAGTGGTCATATATTTTTCAATGATAGATTCTTTGGATATGATGATGCTATCTATGCTACCATGAGGCTTGTAGAACTTTATGCTATAGAAAAACTCCAAAATCCTAATTTTGTATTTTCAGATTTCCTGAAAGAATTTCCAAAAGTATATGCATCTCCTGAGATTAGGGTACATTGTAGCGAAGAAAAGAAATTTGAGATTATAAAAAACTTCTTTGATAAACTAAAGGAAAAATATCCAGAAATTGCCAATAGAGTTCAAAAAGTCATAACCATAGACGGTGTAAGATTAGAGTTTGATGATGGATGGGCTCTTGCAAGAGCAAGCAATACTGAACCCGTAATTGTATTAAGATTTGAGGCAAACACCGAGGAAAGATTAAAAGAATATCAAGAGATCTTTGAAAACATAATAAAAGAATGTTAG